From Candidatus Manganitrophus morganii, the proteins below share one genomic window:
- a CDS encoding helix-turn-helix domain-containing protein, whose translation MSEAEIVPEDLERLRLKVMDLDPDELYVERQAAQFLKVSEKTLQSWRFTGNGPKFVRISKRCVRYRRRDLTDWIEQHLKASTSER comes from the coding sequence ATGTCTGAAGCGGAAATCGTACCGGAGGATTTGGAGCGTCTGAGACTGAAGGTCATGGATTTGGATCCGGATGAACTCTATGTGGAGAGGCAGGCAGCGCAGTTTCTCAAAGTGTCGGAAAAGACCCTTCAGTCCTGGCGCTTTACAGGAAATGGTCCGAAGTTCGTCCGGATCTCGAAGAGATGTGTCCGGTACAGGAGGCGCGATCTCACCGACTGGATCGAGCAACATCTCAAAGCCTCCACCTCGGAGAGGTGA